In Longimicrobiaceae bacterium, one DNA window encodes the following:
- a CDS encoding tetratricopeptide repeat protein, with the protein MDHAPRGARPSGRAPLPLLVALVVALTAPAAARGQTPAPADALAEASWLRDERDFAGAAELLRRHAAAHPEDANAARMLAQTLYWAGDVPAAETRYEGALRRWPEDPWLR; encoded by the coding sequence ATGGACCACGCCCCGCGTGGCGCGCGCCCCTCCGGCCGCGCTCCGCTCCCGCTCCTCGTGGCGCTCGTCGTCGCCCTCACGGCGCCCGCCGCGGCCCGCGGACAGACCCCCGCTCCCGCGGACGCCCTGGCCGAAGCGTCGTGGCTGCGTGACGAGCGGGACTTCGCCGGGGCCGCGGAGCTGCTGCGGCGCCACGCCGCCGCGCACCCGGAGGACGCGAACGCGGCGAGGATGCTGGCGCAGACGCTCTACTGGGCGGGGGATGTCCCCGCCGCGGAGACGCGCTACGAGGGGGCGCTCCGCCGGTGGCCGGAGGACCCGTGGCTGCGGC
- a CDS encoding S8 family peptidase has product MHRSTAVLLGGMVVALAACSDDTPSPVVPEAVPAPQLASGPGGAAVPDQYIVVLKEGASPAAAAAAVGATPRYVYRAALNGFAAKLNAGQLAALRNNPHVAYVEQDEVVTLSATQSNATWGLDRIDQRDRPLDSYYTYNATGAGVNVYILDTGIRYSHTEFGGRAVAGYDAYGGNASDCNGHGTHVAGTTGGATYGVAKSVRLVSVRVLDCAGSGTWSGVIAGVDWVTANHVKPAVANMSLGGGANSAVDQAVQNSISAGVTYAIAAGNSNGANACNYSPARVGAALTVGATTSSDARASYSNIGSCLDLFAPGSSITSAWYGSDTQIHTISGTSMASPHVAGVAALYLQNNTTASPATVANAITSTATTGKVTSAGTGSPNLLLYSLLTAPPAPPSVYVLCDSGNNRCEAYASGGSGGGYSFVWTNAVELYDAGGYSYADPYCDSWATATVTDSSGGRASASDYYSCGTAIP; this is encoded by the coding sequence ATGCACCGTAGCACCGCAGTGTTGCTCGGAGGAATGGTCGTGGCGCTCGCCGCCTGCTCGGACGACACTCCGAGCCCCGTCGTGCCGGAAGCGGTTCCGGCGCCCCAGCTCGCCTCCGGCCCCGGGGGAGCCGCGGTCCCGGACCAGTACATCGTCGTCCTCAAGGAGGGTGCATCACCCGCCGCGGCAGCGGCGGCGGTCGGCGCCACTCCGCGCTACGTGTACCGGGCCGCGCTCAACGGGTTCGCCGCGAAGTTGAACGCCGGCCAGCTCGCCGCGCTCCGGAACAACCCGCACGTGGCGTACGTCGAGCAGGACGAGGTGGTCACGCTCAGCGCCACCCAGAGCAACGCAACGTGGGGGCTGGACCGCATCGACCAGCGAGACCGTCCGCTCGACAGCTATTACACGTACAACGCGACTGGGGCAGGGGTGAACGTCTACATCCTCGACACCGGCATCCGCTACAGCCACACCGAGTTCGGCGGGCGTGCCGTCGCGGGGTACGACGCATACGGCGGCAACGCCAGCGACTGCAACGGGCACGGGACGCACGTGGCCGGCACCACCGGGGGTGCGACGTACGGCGTCGCGAAGAGTGTGAGGCTTGTCTCGGTGCGCGTCCTGGACTGCGCCGGGTCCGGCACCTGGAGCGGTGTGATCGCGGGGGTGGACTGGGTGACCGCCAACCACGTCAAACCGGCCGTGGCCAACATGAGCCTGGGCGGCGGCGCCAACAGCGCGGTGGACCAGGCGGTTCAGAACTCCATCAGCGCGGGGGTGACGTACGCCATCGCGGCGGGGAACAGCAACGGGGCGAACGCCTGCAACTACTCCCCGGCGCGTGTGGGGGCGGCGCTCACCGTAGGCGCGACGACCTCCTCCGACGCGAGAGCCTCGTACTCCAACATCGGGAGCTGCCTGGACCTGTTCGCACCGGGCTCCAGCATCACCTCGGCCTGGTACGGGAGCGACACCCAGATCCACACCATCAGCGGCACCTCGATGGCCTCGCCGCACGTGGCCGGAGTGGCCGCGCTCTACCTGCAGAACAACACGACGGCCTCGCCCGCGACGGTGGCCAACGCCATCACCAGCACGGCAACGACCGGCAAGGTGACGAGCGCCGGGACCGGCTCGCCGAACCTCCTGCTCTACTCGCTGCTCACCGCGCCGCCGGCTCCGCCCAGCGTCTACGTGCTCTGCGACTCCGGAAACAACCGCTGCGAAGCCTATGCATCCGGAGGGAGCGGCGGTGGGTACAGCTTTGTCTGGACCAATGCCGTCGAGCTATATGACGCGGGCGGGTACAGCTACGCCGATCCGTATTGTGATTCCTGGGCCACCGCGACCGTCACCGATAGCAGCGGAGGCCGGGCCAGCGCGTCGGACTACTACAGCTGTGGCACGGCCATACCCTGA
- a CDS encoding serine hydrolase, producing MRHDFRFVLAAALLLAPAAPVHAFASPADTAGGRAAPAAQGRTYFPEPGERWERRRPQQVGMDSARLREAVEFALANESRAPRNLALAHYQSFGREPFGEAVGPFRERGDPTGVVVRNGYIVAEWGDPHRVDMTFSVTKSFLSTVVGVALDRGLIRSVDDRVAEYTAPVLPLEEDRRSGDPSRVGRSPFLDPFSSPHNRTITWNHLLRQTSDWEGTLWGKPDWADRPSQNTAEWLTRTRNAPGTVYEYNDVRVNALALAALEVWRRPLPEVLREEVMEPIGASRTWRWYGYENSWVVLDGHAIQSVSGGGHWGGGMFISARDMARFGYLTLRRGRWGNRQVLSEAWVRMALTPTPVEPGYGFMNWFLNTEQKRFPSAPASAFAHLGNGTNLVYVDPENDLVVVARWIDNAQLDGLIQRVLASVQRRG from the coding sequence ATGCGACACGACTTCCGTTTCGTTCTCGCCGCAGCGCTTCTCCTCGCACCGGCTGCTCCCGTCCACGCGTTCGCCTCGCCGGCAGACACCGCGGGGGGGCGCGCCGCTCCCGCCGCGCAGGGGCGCACCTACTTCCCCGAGCCGGGGGAGCGGTGGGAGCGGCGGCGGCCGCAGCAGGTGGGGATGGACTCGGCGAGGCTGCGGGAGGCGGTGGAGTTCGCCCTGGCCAACGAGAGCAGGGCGCCGCGGAACCTGGCGCTCGCGCACTATCAGTCGTTCGGGCGGGAGCCCTTCGGGGAGGCGGTGGGGCCGTTCAGGGAGCGCGGCGACCCCACCGGGGTCGTCGTCCGCAACGGCTACATCGTGGCGGAGTGGGGCGATCCGCACCGCGTGGACATGACCTTCAGCGTCACCAAGAGCTTCCTCTCCACGGTCGTCGGCGTGGCGCTGGACCGCGGGCTCATTCGTAGCGTGGACGACCGCGTGGCGGAGTACACCGCCCCCGTTCTCCCGCTGGAGGAGGACCGCCGCAGCGGCGACCCCTCCCGGGTGGGGCGCTCCCCCTTCCTGGACCCGTTCTCGTCCCCGCACAACCGCACCATCACCTGGAACCACCTCCTTCGCCAGACCAGCGACTGGGAGGGGACGCTGTGGGGGAAGCCGGACTGGGCGGACCGGCCGTCGCAGAACACCGCCGAGTGGCTGACCCGGACGCGCAACGCGCCGGGTACGGTCTACGAGTACAACGATGTGCGGGTGAACGCGCTCGCCCTGGCGGCGCTGGAGGTGTGGCGCCGTCCGCTGCCGGAGGTGCTGCGCGAAGAGGTGATGGAGCCCATCGGCGCGTCGCGCACCTGGCGCTGGTACGGGTACGAGAACTCCTGGGTGGTGCTGGACGGGCACGCGATCCAGTCCGTGAGCGGGGGCGGGCACTGGGGCGGGGGGATGTTCATCAGCGCGCGGGACATGGCGCGATTCGGCTACCTGACGCTGCGGCGGGGGCGGTGGGGGAACCGGCAGGTGCTCTCGGAGGCATGGGTGCGGATGGCGCTGACTCCCACCCCGGTCGAGCCCGGCTACGGCTTCATGAACTGGTTCCTGAACACGGAGCAGAAGCGCTTCCCCAGCGCCCCCGCGTCTGCCTTCGCGCACCTGGGGAACGGTACCAACCTGGTCTACGTGGACCCGGAGAACGACTTGGTGGTCGTCGCCCGCTGGATCGACAACGCCCAGCTCGATGGGCTGATCCAGCGGGTACTGGCCTCGGTTCAGCGGCGGGGGTGA
- a CDS encoding S46 family peptidase, with protein MLKSRSLPALLLAGLAACATAPAAAPPATLPSAPVPAAVAAADPLAQFDTFRARPFDTGRMWTFDFPPLDYLERTYGFRPTQAWLDNVRQSALRFATWCSASFVSPQGLVLTNHHCAVPTFDPAQRPGEDLLTHGFHARTLAEERRVPDLFVEQLVAIEDVTARVRGALEGAGTEQERVARRAEVIRELEAAEPDGRTRYQVVEFYNGGRYSRYTYRRYDDVRLVFAPEQKIAFFGGDPDNFNYPRFNLDMALYRVYGDDGRPLRPAGHLRWSAAGAREGDPVFVVGNPASTQRQFTVAQLEYLRDVQQVAQLAVFRAQRDAIREVMRRLPERGLELRDEFFSIENSIKAITGRREGALDPALFGRKVAFERDFRAAVQRDARLRERYGPAWDSLAALQAAKRRLAPGLLYNAYLNSGALGQALALARALENPENARFRAAALAHDPAPAEEQVLRLTQLLHVAQENVPRDDEILRAVLAGRTPEVAAREIVAGYTLADTAARRRLLEQGASASSPDPVLRTAREVLPLLVARQQALQAITARESLRRADLGQAFFDVFGTDVPPDATFTLRLADGVVKGYEADGRLHPHQTTYYGLYDRALAFNQEGDFDLPSRWEGPPRGLDLNVPFNFVSTNDIIGGNSGSPVVNRNAEVVGLAFDGNLQSLPGNFIFDDTQNRTISVHSAGMLEALRDVYRAQRLVAELTGGR; from the coding sequence ATGCTCAAATCCCGTTCACTTCCGGCGCTCCTGCTCGCCGGGCTGGCCGCATGCGCCACCGCCCCCGCGGCCGCGCCCCCGGCGACGCTCCCGTCCGCGCCGGTCCCCGCCGCCGTAGCTGCGGCCGACCCGCTGGCGCAGTTCGACACCTTCCGCGCCCGCCCCTTCGACACCGGGCGGATGTGGACCTTCGACTTCCCGCCGCTCGACTACCTGGAGCGAACCTACGGCTTCCGCCCCACGCAGGCGTGGCTCGACAACGTCCGCCAGTCCGCGCTCCGCTTCGCCACCTGGTGCTCCGCCTCGTTCGTTTCGCCGCAGGGGCTGGTGCTCACCAACCACCACTGCGCCGTCCCCACCTTCGACCCGGCGCAGCGCCCGGGCGAAGACCTGCTCACCCACGGCTTCCACGCCCGGACGCTGGCCGAGGAGCGGCGCGTCCCCGACCTGTTCGTGGAGCAGCTAGTCGCCATCGAGGACGTGACCGCGCGGGTGCGCGGCGCGCTGGAGGGTGCCGGGACCGAGCAGGAGCGGGTGGCGCGGCGCGCCGAGGTGATCCGCGAGCTGGAGGCGGCCGAGCCGGACGGCCGGACCCGCTACCAGGTGGTGGAGTTCTACAACGGGGGCCGTTACTCGCGGTACACCTACCGCCGCTACGACGACGTGCGGCTGGTGTTCGCCCCCGAGCAGAAGATCGCCTTCTTCGGCGGCGACCCCGACAACTTCAACTATCCCCGCTTCAACCTGGACATGGCGCTGTACCGGGTGTACGGCGACGACGGGCGCCCCCTGCGCCCCGCCGGCCACCTGCGCTGGAGCGCCGCCGGCGCCCGCGAGGGCGACCCGGTGTTCGTGGTCGGCAACCCGGCCTCCACCCAGCGCCAGTTCACGGTGGCGCAGCTCGAGTACCTGCGCGACGTGCAGCAGGTGGCGCAGCTCGCGGTGTTCCGCGCGCAGCGCGACGCCATCCGCGAGGTGATGCGGCGCCTCCCCGAGCGCGGGCTGGAGCTGCGCGACGAGTTCTTCTCCATCGAGAACAGCATCAAGGCCATCACCGGCCGGCGCGAGGGCGCGCTCGACCCGGCGCTCTTCGGCCGCAAGGTGGCCTTCGAGCGTGACTTCCGGGCCGCGGTGCAGCGCGACGCCCGGCTCCGCGAGCGCTACGGCCCGGCGTGGGATTCCCTGGCCGCGCTGCAGGCGGCGAAGCGTCGGCTCGCGCCGGGGCTGCTCTACAACGCCTACCTGAACTCCGGGGCGCTGGGCCAGGCGCTCGCGCTCGCCCGCGCGCTGGAGAACCCGGAGAACGCCCGCTTCCGTGCCGCCGCCCTGGCGCACGACCCCGCGCCCGCCGAGGAGCAGGTGCTTCGCCTGACGCAGCTCCTCCACGTGGCGCAGGAGAACGTCCCGCGCGACGACGAGATCCTCCGCGCAGTGCTCGCCGGGCGCACCCCGGAGGTGGCCGCCCGGGAGATCGTCGCCGGCTACACCCTGGCCGACACGGCCGCCCGCCGCCGGCTCCTGGAGCAGGGCGCGTCCGCGTCCAGCCCCGACCCGGTGCTGCGGACCGCTCGCGAGGTGCTCCCGCTCCTGGTGGCCCGGCAGCAGGCGCTCCAAGCCATCACCGCCCGCGAGTCGCTGCGCCGCGCGGACCTGGGGCAGGCCTTCTTCGACGTGTTCGGCACCGACGTCCCGCCGGACGCCACCTTCACCCTCCGCCTGGCGGACGGCGTCGTGAAGGGGTACGAGGCGGACGGCCGGCTGCACCCGCACCAGACCACGTACTACGGCCTCTACGACCGCGCGCTCGCGTTCAACCAGGAGGGCGACTTCGACCTCCCGTCCCGCTGGGAGGGGCCGCCCCGTGGGCTGGACCTGAACGTGCCGTTCAACTTCGTGTCCACCAACGACATCATCGGCGGCAACTCCGGGTCGCCGGTGGTGAACCGGAACGCGGAGGTGGTGGGGCTGGCGTTCGACGGCAACCTGCAGTCGCTGCCGGGCAACTTCATCTTCGACGACACCCAGAACCGGACCATCTCCGTGCACTCGGCGGGGATGCTGGAAGCGTTGCGCGACGTGTACCGGGCGCAGCGTCTGGTCGCCGAGCTGACGGGTGGCCGTTGA
- a CDS encoding DUF4160 domain-containing protein has protein sequence MRIYTRDHDPPHVHVFRNRDVVKITLGDEDTASEVLEVRGMRDPDVIRAVRIVEANWRDFLERWDGIHAQDTTH, from the coding sequence GTGCGGATCTACACCCGCGACCACGACCCGCCGCACGTGCACGTGTTCAGGAATCGCGATGTGGTGAAGATCACCCTCGGCGACGAGGACACTGCTTCCGAGGTGCTGGAGGTCAGGGGGATGCGCGACCCGGACGTGATCCGCGCGGTGCGGATCGTGGAAGCGAACTGGCGGGACTTCCTCGAAAGGTGGGACGGGATCCATGCCCAGGACACCACGCACTGA
- a CDS encoding DUF2442 domain-containing protein yields the protein MPRTPRTEAEIRSAIPGARTRATHADAAEPRATGACYDAVNGRIVVELAGGFVFGFPPSVSARLADAAPDQLAAVEVEGNGEGLHWEELDEDLSVPGLLAASFNLRRWAAKHMGGATSEAKAAAARENGRRGGRPRKEGSVRAVAEGRRTYPEPPAEGGPGSGETEHGGGGRE from the coding sequence ATGCCCAGGACACCACGCACTGAGGCGGAGATCCGCTCCGCGATCCCGGGGGCGCGCACCCGCGCGACGCACGCCGACGCGGCGGAGCCGCGCGCCACGGGCGCCTGCTACGACGCCGTGAACGGGCGAATCGTGGTGGAGCTTGCGGGCGGCTTCGTGTTCGGCTTCCCGCCGAGCGTGTCGGCGCGGCTCGCCGACGCGGCGCCGGACCAGCTCGCCGCCGTGGAGGTGGAAGGGAACGGGGAGGGGCTGCACTGGGAGGAGCTGGACGAGGACCTGTCCGTGCCGGGGCTCCTCGCGGCCAGCTTCAACCTGCGCCGGTGGGCCGCAAAGCACATGGGAGGCGCCACCAGCGAGGCCAAGGCCGCCGCCGCGCGCGAGAACGGGAGAAGGGGGGGGCGCCCGCGCAAGGAGGGGAGCGTACGGGCGGTGGCGGAGGGCCGGCGCACGTACCCGGAGCCTCCCGCGGAAGGAGGCCCGGGAAGCGGAGAGACGGAGCACGGCGGCGGGGGCCGGGAGTAG
- a CDS encoding RNA polymerase sigma factor, with amino-acid sequence MSGSAQPDQPRGSPAGREAESDAHVVVRVLSGETGCYAVLVERYQAVLHRYARGMLRDADLASDVVQDSFVKAYTHLESCRDPSRFGAWLYRIVVNRCRDQLKRRRRTVVPLEEHTAAAPDSDGPALRTDRAELREALEGALAALPEHQREAFLLRHVDGRSYDEMAPMLNASVSALKMRVLRARSALQATLQGVV; translated from the coding sequence ATGAGCGGCTCGGCACAGCCGGACCAGCCGCGGGGCTCCCCGGCAGGGCGTGAGGCGGAGAGCGACGCGCACGTGGTGGTGCGGGTCCTCTCCGGCGAGACCGGCTGCTACGCCGTGCTGGTGGAGCGGTACCAGGCCGTGCTCCACCGCTATGCGCGGGGGATGCTGCGCGACGCCGACCTGGCGAGCGACGTGGTGCAGGACAGCTTCGTGAAGGCGTACACGCACCTGGAGAGCTGCCGCGACCCGTCGCGCTTCGGCGCGTGGCTGTACCGGATCGTGGTGAACCGGTGCCGCGACCAGCTCAAGCGGCGCCGCCGCACGGTCGTGCCCCTGGAGGAGCACACCGCCGCGGCGCCCGACTCCGACGGCCCGGCGCTGCGGACCGACCGGGCAGAGCTGCGGGAAGCACTCGAGGGGGCACTCGCCGCGCTCCCCGAGCACCAGCGCGAGGCGTTCCTCCTCCGCCACGTGGACGGCCGCTCCTACGACGAGATGGCGCCGATGCTGAACGCTTCCGTGAGCGCCCTGAAGATGCGGGTGCTGCGGGCGCGGAGCGCACTGCAGGCGACCCTCCAGGGGGTGGTGTAG
- the aceK gene encoding bifunctional isocitrate dehydrogenase kinase/phosphatase, with amino-acid sequence MREMHTDPAEAILAAFEAYLAAFGEVTRRAPGRFLRREWRAAQEEAAERLTLYPREVDRAVAELRGRIPPPPPDAAADAEWKERYAERVRGRANSELAATFFNSVVRRVLGTSGVDRRTEFTADCPEWPLPDAPPLHATLPADAVDAACFERIFRATELADAFADPSGDAALCAREARLQLGEDAKRVAAAEVLPFLFYRNKGAYVVGRLRLTSGEVRPLVVPLAHPAEGVRPDAVLTSPDEVSVVFSFARSYFHADTGRARETVEFLRTLMPAKAVNELYSSLGHNRHGKTELYRELVRQLAQPDARFEPAEGVPGLVMLVFTLPAYNVVFKVMRDTFAAPKTVTREHVKDRYRLVFAHDRVGRLADAQEFEGLEFPREKFAPELLEELVAQAGESVRVTDGCVVIDHLYTERRLRPLDLYLREADEPAARAAVTDYGSAIKDLACANVFPGDLLLKNFGVSRHGRVIFYDYDELSLLTEVRFRSLPVARNEEDEMSAEPWFSVEEGDVFPEEFLPFLVPAGPLREIFLEEHGDLLTAGFWREMQRRQEAGDIPDFYPYPQERRLHAGSG; translated from the coding sequence ATGAGGGAGATGCACACCGATCCCGCGGAGGCGATCCTGGCCGCCTTCGAAGCGTACCTCGCCGCCTTCGGCGAGGTGACGCGTCGCGCCCCCGGGCGCTTTCTCCGCCGGGAGTGGCGCGCCGCGCAGGAGGAGGCGGCCGAGCGGCTCACGCTCTACCCGCGCGAGGTGGACCGGGCCGTGGCCGAGCTGCGCGGCCGGATCCCGCCGCCGCCGCCCGACGCGGCGGCAGACGCGGAGTGGAAGGAGCGCTACGCGGAGCGGGTGCGTGGCCGCGCGAACTCGGAGCTGGCGGCCACCTTCTTCAACTCGGTGGTGCGGCGGGTGCTGGGGACGAGCGGCGTGGACCGGCGCACCGAGTTCACCGCAGACTGCCCGGAGTGGCCCCTCCCCGACGCGCCGCCGCTGCACGCCACCCTTCCCGCCGACGCGGTGGACGCGGCCTGCTTCGAGCGTATCTTCCGCGCGACGGAGCTGGCGGACGCCTTCGCAGACCCGTCCGGGGACGCGGCGCTCTGCGCGCGCGAGGCCCGCCTCCAGCTCGGGGAGGACGCGAAGCGGGTCGCAGCCGCCGAGGTCCTCCCCTTCCTCTTCTACCGCAACAAGGGCGCGTACGTGGTCGGGCGGCTGCGGCTGACGAGCGGGGAGGTGCGCCCGCTCGTCGTCCCGCTCGCGCACCCGGCGGAGGGGGTGAGGCCGGACGCGGTGCTCACCTCACCGGACGAGGTGAGCGTGGTGTTCAGCTTCGCGCGCTCGTACTTCCATGCCGACACCGGGCGGGCCCGGGAAACGGTCGAGTTCCTCCGCACCCTGATGCCGGCCAAGGCGGTCAACGAGCTGTACAGCAGCCTCGGCCACAACCGGCACGGGAAGACGGAGCTGTACCGGGAGCTGGTGCGGCAGCTCGCGCAGCCGGACGCCCGGTTCGAGCCGGCGGAAGGGGTGCCGGGGCTGGTGATGCTGGTCTTCACCCTTCCCGCGTACAACGTGGTCTTCAAGGTGATGCGCGACACCTTCGCGGCGCCCAAGACCGTGACGCGCGAGCACGTGAAGGACCGCTACCGCCTGGTCTTCGCCCACGACCGGGTGGGGCGGCTGGCGGACGCGCAGGAGTTCGAGGGGCTGGAGTTCCCGCGGGAGAAGTTCGCGCCGGAGCTGCTGGAAGAGCTGGTGGCGCAGGCGGGGGAGAGCGTGCGGGTGACCGACGGGTGCGTGGTGATCGACCACCTGTACACGGAGCGGCGGCTGCGCCCGCTGGACCTGTACCTGCGCGAGGCGGACGAGCCGGCGGCGCGGGCCGCGGTGACCGACTACGGGAGCGCCATCAAGGACCTGGCCTGCGCCAACGTGTTCCCCGGCGACCTGCTCCTCAAGAACTTCGGCGTGTCACGCCACGGGCGGGTGATCTTCTACGACTACGACGAGCTCTCGCTGCTGACCGAGGTCCGCTTCCGCTCGCTCCCGGTGGCGCGGAACGAGGAGGACGAGATGAGCGCCGAGCCCTGGTTCTCCGTGGAGGAGGGAGACGTCTTCCCGGAGGAGTTCCTCCCCTTCCTGGTCCCCGCAGGGCCGCTGCGGGAGATCTTCCTGGAGGAGCACGGGGACCTTCTGACGGCGGGGTTCTGGCGGGAGATGCAGCGGCGGCAGGAGGCGGGCGACATCCCGGACTTCTACCCCTACCCGCAGGAGCGGCGGCTCCACGCCGGGAGCGGGTGA
- a CDS encoding HAD-IIIC family phosphatase, with product MSETETPTATLPAGAEAATAPPSGDGRKTRKIKVVVWDLDNTVWDGVLLEDPTVVLKPQVPGIIRALDERGILQSVASKNDHDTAMAKLRELGLDEFFLYPQVNWNSKASSIEQIRRSINIGIDAIAFVDDQPFEREEVAHTHPEVLCIDTAELDGLLELPEMNPEFITDDSRTRRRMYMADIARNRAEADYVGPTDEFLATLGMRFTLARCGEEDLQRAEELTVRTNQLNTTGYTYSYEELNALRRSPDHLLLVASLEDRYGTYGKIGLALVEKGAEAWTLKLLLMSCRVMSRGVGTILMNHVMMLARDAGVKFRAEFRHNGRNRMMYVTYKFGGFREVSETDGLILLEHELEGIQPFPDYVDVRIEE from the coding sequence ATGAGCGAGACCGAGACGCCGACGGCCACCCTCCCCGCGGGCGCGGAGGCCGCCACGGCGCCGCCGTCCGGGGACGGACGCAAGACGAGAAAGATCAAGGTGGTCGTCTGGGACCTGGACAACACCGTCTGGGACGGGGTGCTGCTGGAGGACCCCACGGTCGTCCTCAAGCCGCAGGTGCCGGGAATCATCCGGGCCCTGGACGAGCGCGGGATCCTGCAGTCCGTGGCGAGCAAGAACGACCACGACACGGCCATGGCGAAGCTGCGCGAGCTGGGGCTGGACGAGTTCTTCCTGTATCCGCAGGTCAACTGGAACTCCAAGGCCAGCTCCATCGAGCAGATCCGCAGGTCGATCAACATCGGGATCGACGCAATCGCCTTCGTGGACGACCAGCCCTTCGAGCGCGAGGAGGTGGCCCACACGCACCCGGAGGTGCTCTGCATCGACACGGCGGAGCTGGACGGCCTCCTGGAGCTGCCGGAGATGAACCCGGAGTTCATCACCGACGATTCGCGCACCCGCCGGCGCATGTACATGGCGGACATCGCGCGGAACCGGGCGGAGGCGGACTACGTGGGGCCCACCGACGAGTTCCTCGCCACGCTGGGGATGCGCTTCACCCTCGCCCGCTGCGGCGAGGAGGACCTGCAGCGCGCCGAGGAGCTGACCGTCCGCACCAACCAGCTCAACACCACGGGCTACACCTACTCGTACGAGGAGCTGAACGCGCTGCGGCGGTCGCCGGACCACCTGCTGCTCGTCGCCTCCCTGGAGGACCGCTACGGCACCTACGGCAAGATCGGCCTGGCGCTGGTGGAGAAGGGCGCCGAGGCGTGGACGCTGAAGCTGCTCCTGATGTCGTGCCGGGTGATGTCGCGCGGGGTGGGGACGATCCTGATGAACCACGTGATGATGCTGGCCCGCGACGCCGGGGTGAAGTTCCGCGCCGAGTTCAGGCACAACGGGCGCAACCGGATGATGTACGTGACCTACAAGTTCGGCGGCTTCCGCGAGGTGTCCGAGACGGACGGGCTGATCCTGCTGGAGCACGAGCTGGAGGGGATCCAGCCGTTCCCGGACTACGTGGACGTCCGGATCGAGGAGTAG